In Fluviicola taffensis DSM 16823, the following are encoded in one genomic region:
- a CDS encoding RNA recognition motif domain-containing protein translates to MTSIFVAKLDFNTTEEQLKSLFEDYGKVNRVTIAKDRETGKPRGFAFVEMADESEADKAIEALDDSSVNGRNIAVKKADDRASGGKPSGDNNRSGDRPAFRPREDRGPGSDSKPDEGRPSKPVFTSPDDISPSKVERKKEKDVPRGGGKDAPKKPKMEAYRKSGKDNQFLNDDDLSDEELDLFGRNGEEDEEEDYRKYLVNSDDDSEEDYDDEDEWDDEEDDNE, encoded by the coding sequence ATGACAAGTATTTTTGTTGCAAAACTAGATTTCAACACAACAGAGGAACAGTTGAAATCCCTTTTTGAAGATTATGGTAAAGTGAACCGCGTTACCATTGCAAAAGACCGTGAAACTGGCAAGCCTCGAGGGTTTGCTTTTGTTGAAATGGCAGATGAATCTGAGGCTGATAAAGCAATCGAGGCATTAGACGACTCTTCTGTAAACGGTAGAAATATCGCTGTAAAGAAAGCTGACGACCGTGCTTCGGGAGGAAAACCATCAGGTGATAACAATCGCTCTGGTGATAGACCTGCTTTTCGACCAAGAGAAGATCGTGGTCCTGGATCGGATTCAAAACCAGATGAAGGACGACCAAGTAAACCAGTTTTCACTAGTCCTGATGACATTTCTCCTTCCAAGGTTGAGCGTAAAAAGGAAAAAGATGTTCCGCGCGGAGGAGGAAAAGATGCCCCTAAGAAACCAAAAATGGAAGCTTACCGTAAAAGTGGTAAAGACAACCAATTTTTGAACGACGATGATTTATCGGATGAAGAATTGGATTTATTCGGAAGAAACGGAGAAGAAGACGAAGAAGAAGATTATCGTAAATACCTAGTAAATAGCGATGATGATTCTGAGGAAGACTACGACGATGAGGACGAATGGGATGACGAAGAAGATGATAACGAATAA
- the mscL gene encoding large conductance mechanosensitive channel protein MscL — protein sequence MLKEFKDFISRGNVVDLAVAVIIGAAFGAIVTSLVADIITPLILQPVIEKAGVANLAEVSWNGVLYGKFLAAVINFFVVAFCIFMIVKLMNRAMSLRKKKEEETPAAPAEPSNEEKLLMEIRDLLKNK from the coding sequence ATGTTAAAAGAATTTAAAGACTTTATCTCTCGTGGAAATGTTGTGGACCTAGCCGTTGCAGTTATTATTGGTGCAGCATTCGGTGCAATTGTAACATCTTTAGTTGCTGATATTATTACACCATTAATTTTACAACCAGTTATTGAGAAAGCTGGTGTTGCAAATTTGGCAGAAGTTAGTTGGAATGGCGTTTTATACGGAAAATTCCTAGCAGCTGTTATTAACTTTTTTGTGGTAGCATTTTGTATCTTCATGATTGTTAAATTGATGAACCGAGCAATGTCTTTACGCAAGAAAAAAGAAGAAGAAACACCTGCTGCTCCAGCTGAACCTTCCAATGAAGAAAAGCTTTTGATGGAAATTCGGGACTTACTGAAAAATAAGTAA
- the recR gene encoding recombination mediator RecR, translating to MNIPSKYVEEAVEQFSSLPGIGKRTALRLVLNLLKRNPEELERFGDVLQQLKTHVQSCSSCGNISDTAICSICANEKRNHRLICVVEDIRDVMAIESTGTYLGIYHVLGGIISPMDGIGPNDLFIQPLVDKCSQGSVDEIILALSPTMEGDTTNFFLYKKIHATNVQITTLSRGIAVGSEIQYADEITLSRSIQQRIPFQS from the coding sequence ATGAATATTCCTTCAAAATATGTAGAAGAAGCAGTTGAACAATTCAGCTCATTACCAGGAATTGGAAAACGTACTGCATTGCGCTTGGTTTTGAATTTATTAAAAAGGAATCCGGAAGAATTGGAGCGCTTTGGGGATGTTTTACAACAATTAAAGACTCATGTACAAAGTTGTTCTTCTTGCGGAAACATTTCCGATACCGCTATTTGCTCTATCTGTGCTAATGAGAAGCGAAATCATCGCTTAATTTGTGTTGTAGAGGATATTCGTGATGTAATGGCGATTGAAAGCACTGGAACTTACTTGGGGATTTATCATGTCTTAGGAGGCATTATTTCACCGATGGATGGAATTGGTCCGAATGATTTATTTATTCAACCATTGGTAGATAAATGTTCGCAAGGTTCTGTGGATGAAATCATCTTAGCACTTAGTCCAACCATGGAAGGCGATACCACAAACTTCTTCTTGTACAAAAAAATTCATGCAACAAACGTTCAAATCACGACCCTTTCTCGCGGAATTGCAGTAGGTTCAGAAATTCAATACGCGGATGAAATTACCTTGTCGCGATCAATTCAGCAACGCATTCCGTTTCAATCATAA